A portion of the Luxibacter massiliensis genome contains these proteins:
- a CDS encoding YitT family protein produces the protein MAFFHSLSTQKRQNIFGMGTAILGSVMFAFGLNVFITPLALYNGGFMGISQLIRTFIVNTLHFSFGQTDIAGIIYLLINLPLIYMAWTKMGKMFFARSIITIIIQTLALTIIPIPASPIIDDYLAACVIGGIIAGTGSGLILRGGSSGGGQDILGIYFSKKFPGFSVGKVSLIINFFVYGICLVMFNIEIVIYSLIYGVVYSIACDRVHIQNINMSVMIFTKKLGISRAIIEQMGRGVTNWDGAGAYTNQTSYILFVVISKYEVNRLKRVVHSIDPNAFMIFTEGCSVSGNFEKRLYP, from the coding sequence ATGGCATTTTTTCATTCATTAAGCACACAAAAAAGACAGAATATTTTTGGTATGGGCACTGCCATCTTAGGGTCTGTGATGTTTGCGTTCGGCCTGAATGTATTCATTACACCACTTGCATTATATAACGGAGGATTTATGGGTATCTCCCAGCTGATCCGTACATTTATTGTCAATACGCTTCATTTTTCCTTCGGCCAGACAGATATCGCAGGTATTATTTACCTCCTGATTAACCTGCCCCTGATTTATATGGCCTGGACTAAAATGGGTAAAATGTTTTTTGCGCGGTCCATCATCACAATTATCATACAGACATTGGCATTGACCATTATACCTATCCCTGCGTCTCCAATTATAGACGACTATCTGGCGGCGTGTGTCATTGGCGGGATTATTGCAGGTACCGGCTCTGGCCTGATCCTCAGGGGAGGCAGTTCCGGTGGAGGGCAGGATATACTGGGAATCTATTTTTCCAAGAAGTTCCCTGGGTTCAGCGTGGGAAAGGTTTCTTTAATTATTAACTTCTTCGTATACGGAATCTGCCTGGTTATGTTTAATATAGAAATTGTCATATATTCCCTGATTTATGGCGTTGTATATTCTATCGCCTGCGACCGGGTACATATACAGAATATTAATATGAGTGTCATGATCTTTACCAAGAAACTCGGTATATCCCGTGCCATCATAGAGCAGATGGGAAGAGGAGTCACCAACTGGGATGGGGCAGGTGCATATACAAATCAGACATCTTATATCCTGTTTGTGGTTATTTCCAAATACGAGGTCAACCGGCTTAAACGGGTGGTGCACAGTATTGACCCCAATGCATTTATGATATTTACAGAAGGCTGCTCCGTATCTGGCAACTTTGAAAAGCGGCTGTACCCATAA
- a CDS encoding ComEC/Rec2 family competence protein produces MAGDKRSRLKRWLGLGLAVLLLTVGQTAAAGAQRDERSPKLEVHFLDVGQGDATLIMTEGHSMLIDAGNNSKGTAVWSYLKNQGIENLDYVIGTHPDADHAGGLDVILYKFDCGRVLLPDLRKDTKTWEDVENTIKAKNYQAQAPRPGDSYQLGDAKFTVLAPQDKAYEGANDYSIALRLDYGSNRFLFVGDAEEESENEMLEREEFLSADVYKVSHHGSRTGTSEEFLKAVSPEYAVISCGEDNAYGHPHAEVLNLLRSKGIKVFRTDEQGTIVATSDGEKITWNMSPDSSWKAGEAEGSQAREQARGSGKGKDAGDVYILNTNSMKVHKPSCASAKKIAGRNRKESDDSLSQLKKQGYTPCANCMKK; encoded by the coding sequence TTGGCTGGGGATAAAAGGAGCAGACTAAAAAGGTGGCTGGGACTGGGCCTTGCAGTGCTTTTACTTACAGTGGGACAGACTGCTGCGGCAGGCGCACAGAGGGATGAAAGGAGTCCTAAATTGGAGGTGCACTTCCTGGATGTAGGGCAGGGAGACGCCACGTTAATTATGACAGAGGGCCATTCTATGCTGATCGATGCAGGGAATAACAGTAAAGGTACGGCAGTTTGGAGCTATCTGAAAAATCAGGGGATTGAAAATTTGGATTATGTCATAGGAACCCATCCTGACGCAGACCATGCCGGGGGTTTGGATGTTATCCTATATAAATTTGACTGCGGCAGAGTATTGCTGCCCGACTTAAGGAAAGATACCAAGACCTGGGAGGACGTGGAGAATACAATAAAGGCCAAAAATTATCAGGCCCAGGCTCCCAGGCCAGGGGATAGTTATCAGTTAGGGGATGCGAAGTTCACGGTGCTCGCTCCACAGGATAAAGCATATGAAGGGGCCAATGATTATTCCATTGCGCTGCGGCTGGATTATGGGAGTAATCGCTTTTTGTTTGTGGGAGACGCTGAGGAGGAGTCTGAAAATGAAATGTTGGAGAGAGAGGAATTCCTTTCGGCTGACGTATACAAGGTCAGCCATCACGGCAGCAGGACAGGGACATCCGAGGAGTTTTTAAAAGCAGTCAGTCCTGAATATGCTGTGATTAGCTGCGGGGAAGATAATGCATATGGGCATCCCCACGCGGAGGTGCTAAACCTGCTTAGAAGTAAGGGGATCAAGGTATTCAGGACAGATGAGCAGGGTACAATTGTGGCAACATCAGATGGAGAAAAAATAACATGGAATATGTCTCCGGACAGCAGCTGGAAGGCAGGGGAGGCAGAGGGCAGCCAGGCCAGAGAACAAGCCAGAGGAAGTGGGAAGGGCAAAGATGCAGGAGATGTATATATTCTAAATACAAATTCCATGAAGGTACACAAGCCATCTTGTGCCAGCGCTAAAAAAATAGCCGGCCGAAACCGGAAGGAATCGGATGATTCCCTTTCTCAGCTGAAAAAACAAGGGTATACTCCCTGCGCAAACTGCATGAAAAAATAA
- a CDS encoding AEC family transporter, translating into MFILIFNQLLKMFIIMILAFICYKLKIVNQEGNKAISNLLLMVVNPCLIITAYQIEYEPLLVRGLLISFAAAIAAHIIAILAAKLFIPAKNNPEYYLDRFGAVYANCGFIGIPLIYSVLGNEGVFYLTAYMTIFNIFTWTHGLSLLEGSFSAKQLKEGLSSPMVIATVIAIILFFLQFRIPGTVLDSMNYVADMNTPLAMMVAGFSVAQADLKKIFTNFHIYKISLVKLLVVPIAVTLLLYITRAGRDIAYTTLIAASCPTATTMTMMAIRYNKNYTYASEVFSFTTVLSMVTIPFVIFLAGFLIP; encoded by the coding sequence ATGTTTATTTTAATTTTTAACCAACTTCTGAAAATGTTCATCATTATGATACTTGCATTTATCTGCTATAAGTTAAAGATCGTAAATCAGGAGGGCAATAAAGCGATTTCCAACCTGCTCCTTATGGTAGTCAACCCATGCCTGATTATCACTGCCTATCAGATCGAATATGAGCCTTTACTTGTCAGAGGACTTCTAATATCCTTTGCAGCTGCCATTGCCGCACATATAATTGCAATATTGGCAGCAAAGCTTTTTATCCCCGCAAAAAACAATCCAGAGTACTACTTAGACCGTTTTGGGGCAGTCTATGCCAACTGCGGATTTATAGGAATCCCCCTGATTTATAGTGTGCTGGGCAATGAAGGAGTGTTTTATCTGACAGCCTACATGACCATATTTAATATATTTACATGGACCCATGGACTGAGCCTGCTGGAAGGAAGTTTCTCCGCCAAGCAGCTTAAAGAGGGCCTCTCCTCCCCTATGGTTATAGCCACAGTTATTGCTATCATCCTATTCTTCCTGCAATTTAGAATCCCCGGCACAGTATTAGATTCTATGAACTATGTGGCTGATATGAATACCCCCCTGGCCATGATGGTAGCTGGGTTCTCTGTTGCACAGGCTGATTTAAAAAAAATCTTTACAAACTTCCATATATACAAAATCAGCCTGGTCAAACTGCTGGTTGTCCCAATAGCCGTTACGCTGCTGCTTTATATAACCCGTGCAGGCCGCGATATCGCCTATACCACTTTAATCGCCGCCTCATGCCCCACTGCGACGACTATGACCATGATGGCAATCCGCTATAACAAGAATTATACATATGCTTCGGAAGTCTTTTCTTTTACAACCGTTCTGTCAATGGTAACAATACCTTTTGTTATTTTTCTGGCCGGTTTCTTGATCCCATAG
- the rhmD gene encoding L-rhamnonate dehydratase, with product MALMGRKIAAIRAYVVEGGGADYHDQSEEHWIVKQIATPMSIYPEYKATRTSFGINALKTLVVEVEADNGVTGFGITTGGYPAAWLVMNHLDRFIVGKDANQIEEAWDQMYRASLYYGRKGVVMNAISAVDLALWDLLGKLREEPVYAMLGGKVREELSFYATGPRPDLAKDMGFVGGKIPLVYGQDDGMEGLKKSIELAADMREKCGDDFLLMWDCWMALDLYYAKRLMQASADLKFNWIEECFNPDDYWSYRDLKKAAGNQIMVTGGEHEATRFGFRMLIEDCDLDVIQPDVGWCGGMTELIKIGNLAEAHGKLVIPHGSGTYSYHYVTTKTNSPITECLMMAPKADKVVPQYYPLLKDEPMPVNGKLKVSDKPGFGVELNKDKTLVEVKKGTKL from the coding sequence ATGGCATTAATGGGAAGGAAGATTGCCGCAATCCGCGCATATGTTGTAGAAGGGGGCGGAGCTGACTATCATGATCAGAGTGAGGAACATTGGATTGTAAAACAGATTGCAACCCCGATGAGCATTTACCCAGAGTACAAAGCGACGAGAACAAGCTTTGGGATCAATGCGCTGAAAACTTTAGTGGTGGAAGTTGAGGCAGATAACGGAGTGACTGGATTTGGTATTACAACCGGCGGATATCCGGCAGCATGGCTTGTTATGAATCACCTTGACCGTTTTATCGTAGGAAAAGATGCGAATCAGATAGAGGAAGCCTGGGATCAGATGTACCGTGCCTCTCTGTACTATGGGCGTAAAGGTGTAGTAATGAATGCAATTTCGGCAGTTGACCTTGCTCTTTGGGATCTGCTCGGTAAGCTGAGAGAAGAACCTGTGTATGCAATGCTGGGCGGTAAAGTACGTGAAGAATTGTCATTCTACGCTACAGGCCCGAGACCGGACCTTGCAAAAGATATGGGGTTTGTGGGAGGTAAGATTCCTCTTGTATATGGACAGGATGATGGAATGGAAGGCTTAAAGAAGAGCATTGAACTGGCGGCTGACATGCGTGAGAAATGTGGGGATGACTTCCTTCTGATGTGGGACTGCTGGATGGCTCTGGATCTGTATTATGCGAAACGCCTGATGCAGGCGTCTGCCGACCTGAAATTCAATTGGATTGAAGAGTGCTTTAACCCAGATGACTACTGGTCATACCGTGACTTGAAGAAAGCTGCAGGCAATCAGATCATGGTTACTGGCGGGGAGCATGAAGCCACAAGGTTCGGTTTCCGTATGCTGATAGAGGACTGCGACCTGGATGTGATTCAGCCAGATGTGGGTTGGTGCGGTGGTATGACAGAGCTGATCAAGATTGGTAATCTGGCAGAAGCCCATGGCAAACTTGTTATTCCTCATGGAAGCGGTACATATAGCTATCACTATGTAACAACAAAGACAAACTCACCGATCACGGAATGCCTGATGATGGCGCCAAAGGCTGATAAGGTTGTTCCTCAGTACTATCCATTGCTGAAGGATGAGCCAATGCCAGTAAACGGCAAATTAAAAGTCAGCGACAAGCCAGGATTCGGTGTGGAATTAAATAAGGATAAAACACTGGTTGAAGTAAAGAAAGGAACAAAACTGTAA
- a CDS encoding GntP family permease: MSTTFLIISLIISIALVVLLCTKAKCNPAIALILGSLLLGFLAQVPLVDVTAEDGTVTTGLVNAINNGFGNMMGSIGFPIGLGIILGQFVSDTGGATVIADKLVSVFPNKYAIYAVAFAGFILSIPVFFDVTFVILIPIGVALMKKLNKGIGYIVGAISIGAGIAHTLVPPTPNPLVAPEYFNFDLGIMIAAGLLFGIPMALIATTIHGKLMDRGLWNPEKDENGNGLNVDELELPEKLPGFFISLLPIIIPIVLILLNTVVGAVSDDVPAWIDFLGQKTTSMLCGTLAGMLISIKILGLEKTEKVASDSLKSAGIVFLITGAGGSFSEVITASGVSEAIKDMVSNISGNVALILLIGWILGLLFRQITGSGTVASLTTFAIMQSVATTVAIHPVFIALACLDGALFGATINDSGFWIVSNMSGLNLTGGAKTYTLGQAIASVTGIILIVIVGLISTLFI, translated from the coding sequence ATGTCAACAACATTTCTGATTATAAGTTTGATTATATCGATCGCACTTGTTGTACTTTTGTGTACAAAAGCAAAATGTAATCCGGCAATTGCACTGATCCTGGGATCTTTACTGCTGGGATTTCTGGCACAGGTACCGCTTGTGGATGTTACGGCTGAGGACGGTACTGTGACAACTGGCCTTGTAAATGCAATTAACAATGGTTTTGGAAATATGATGGGAAGTATCGGGTTCCCCATCGGCCTTGGTATCATCCTTGGACAATTTGTAAGTGATACAGGCGGGGCGACGGTCATTGCAGATAAACTTGTATCCGTTTTCCCAAATAAATATGCAATTTATGCAGTTGCGTTTGCGGGATTTATACTTTCAATCCCAGTATTCTTTGATGTAACATTTGTTATCCTGATTCCAATCGGCGTAGCCCTGATGAAGAAGCTGAATAAAGGAATTGGTTACATTGTCGGCGCTATCTCCATTGGTGCTGGTATAGCACATACATTGGTGCCTCCCACACCGAATCCGCTGGTTGCACCGGAATATTTTAACTTTGATCTCGGTATTATGATTGCAGCCGGATTGTTATTTGGTATCCCAATGGCATTGATTGCAACAACTATTCATGGAAAACTGATGGACAGAGGCCTTTGGAATCCAGAGAAAGACGAGAATGGAAATGGCCTGAATGTGGATGAGTTGGAGCTGCCAGAGAAGCTTCCTGGATTTTTCATCTCATTGCTTCCGATTATTATTCCTATCGTATTGATTCTGCTCAACACGGTGGTAGGCGCAGTGTCAGATGATGTTCCTGCATGGATTGATTTCCTCGGCCAGAAAACCACATCTATGCTTTGCGGTACATTGGCAGGCATGTTGATTTCTATCAAGATTCTTGGCCTTGAGAAAACAGAGAAGGTAGCTTCCGATTCTTTGAAATCAGCAGGTATCGTGTTCCTGATCACCGGCGCCGGCGGATCATTTTCTGAAGTTATTACTGCATCTGGCGTCAGCGAAGCGATCAAAGATATGGTATCTAACATTTCAGGAAATGTTGCATTGATTTTGCTTATTGGATGGATTTTAGGATTGCTGTTCAGGCAGATCACAGGATCTGGAACAGTTGCTTCCCTGACCACATTTGCAATCATGCAGAGTGTTGCCACAACAGTCGCAATTCACCCTGTATTTATTGCACTGGCTTGTCTTGATGGAGCGCTTTTCGGTGCAACCATCAACGACTCAGGCTTCTGGATTGTTTCAAATATGTCGGGCCTGAACCTGACAGGAGGGGCCAAGACCTATACATTGGGCCAGGCCATCGCTTCGGTAACGGGGATTATCCTGATTGTAATCGTTGGTTTGATTTCAACCTTATTTATATAA
- a CDS encoding IclR family transcriptional regulator — protein MAVKSAERVLKIFELLESSSDGLTNKDISSRLQFAPSSTIALLQTMAENGYLSVDEQKRYSLGGKLVSLGAVAASRFDIGRMATPYLKHLMQTLGETSFLGVLSGDEIVYIAKENCERTINTNAQIGSRKPVYCTGLGKAFLAFLPPEESRDIVNKLDFHKYTDNTIMDIQELRSQLQEFRLQGFATDDQEIEENLWCLAVPIYDGYHRMVAAISVSGPKERMMDKKELITQEMLKAGRGLSKELGYQKEE, from the coding sequence ATGGCAGTAAAATCAGCAGAAAGAGTACTAAAAATTTTTGAACTTTTGGAGAGTAGTTCCGATGGACTGACAAATAAAGATATAAGCAGCCGGCTGCAGTTTGCGCCAAGCAGTACAATTGCGCTTCTTCAGACAATGGCAGAGAATGGTTATCTGTCTGTGGATGAACAAAAGCGTTATTCTCTGGGCGGAAAGCTGGTAAGCCTGGGGGCTGTTGCGGCATCCAGGTTTGATATTGGCAGAATGGCGACCCCATATCTGAAGCATCTGATGCAGACATTGGGGGAGACGAGTTTCCTTGGAGTCTTGTCTGGGGATGAGATTGTTTATATAGCTAAGGAGAACTGTGAGCGTACCATCAATACCAATGCACAGATTGGCTCAAGAAAACCGGTATACTGTACCGGCCTTGGGAAGGCATTCTTAGCGTTCCTGCCCCCAGAGGAGAGCAGGGATATTGTAAATAAACTGGATTTCCATAAATATACCGACAATACCATTATGGATATACAGGAACTCAGATCCCAGCTGCAGGAATTCCGGCTTCAGGGGTTTGCCACAGATGACCAGGAAATCGAAGAAAATCTATGGTGCCTTGCAGTTCCGATTTATGACGGGTATCATAGGATGGTCGCAGCCATCAGTGTTTCGGGGCCCAAGGAACGTATGATGGACAAGAAAGAGCTCATAACTCAGGAAATGCTTAAGGCAGGCAGGGGGTTGTCCAAAGAGCTTGGATATCAGAAGGAGGAATAG
- a CDS encoding dihydrodipicolinate synthase family protein — MKKLCGVNPPVITIFDDKCKIDIEASKRQADFLISQGVDGLAYLGTSGEFSIMTVEEKKNFIKAMIDHVDGRVNVIVGVGDTCLENTMELLKFVEAAGADGVLLINPYFSVYSSEMVEAYFGYVASHTSLPIIIYNFPDLTGYCFNPDVVCKLVRDNSNIVGIKDTINDFNHVLSLQKAKEINPDFSVFCAYENQAMGLLVTGVDGFINATANFAPEFTVNTYKAAKRGDFNEAAVWFKKMVSAMDIYSFSTPLFLACKQAMYYRVLNQDGHERLPALSLEADARANVYNKMRELQLL; from the coding sequence ATGAAGAAATTATGCGGTGTAAACCCGCCGGTCATCACTATTTTTGATGACAAATGCAAAATCGACATTGAAGCAAGCAAGAGACAGGCAGATTTTTTAATCTCACAGGGGGTTGATGGACTGGCATACCTGGGTACATCAGGGGAATTCAGCATCATGACTGTGGAGGAGAAGAAAAACTTCATTAAAGCAATGATTGACCATGTGGATGGACGTGTGAATGTGATCGTAGGCGTCGGTGACACATGCCTGGAGAATACCATGGAGCTTCTGAAGTTTGTTGAGGCGGCAGGCGCAGACGGGGTACTTTTGATTAATCCATATTTCAGTGTGTACAGCTCAGAGATGGTAGAGGCATATTTCGGATATGTGGCCTCACATACATCCCTTCCTATTATAATATATAATTTCCCAGACCTTACAGGTTACTGCTTTAATCCAGACGTGGTTTGCAAACTTGTAAGAGATAATTCGAACATCGTAGGGATTAAGGATACAATCAATGACTTCAACCATGTGCTCAGTTTGCAGAAGGCGAAAGAGATTAACCCTGACTTTTCAGTGTTCTGTGCATATGAGAACCAGGCTATGGGACTGCTGGTCACTGGTGTGGACGGATTTATCAATGCCACAGCAAATTTTGCGCCTGAATTTACAGTGAACACATACAAGGCGGCCAAAAGGGGCGACTTTAACGAGGCTGCAGTGTGGTTTAAAAAGATGGTCAGTGCTATGGATATTTACTCCTTCAGTACGCCGCTGTTTTTGGCATGTAAGCAGGCCATGTATTACCGTGTGCTGAACCAGGACGGGCATGAAAGGCTCCCTGCACTTTCGCTGGAGGCAGATGCAAGGGCAAATGTATATAATAAGATGAGAGAGCTTCAGCTTCTGTAA
- a CDS encoding YhcH/YjgK/YiaL family protein, with translation MIIDKLENFRYYQRCVPELWDAVRFAERAQKERLAVGRYPVGKGFAFVQEGQTRGFEEADFETHNKYLDVQILLEGSEMWEYADKSDLQVKTPYDPETDIEWLEGHGDRLHMKPGKFYLVYPTDGHKPCCHDNMPESYRKVVVKIKIDKLLHVVDAGRIGMKQKKMSW, from the coding sequence ATGATAATAGATAAATTGGAGAATTTCCGTTATTACCAGAGGTGTGTGCCGGAGTTGTGGGATGCAGTGCGTTTTGCAGAGCGTGCCCAGAAGGAGCGTCTGGCAGTGGGAAGGTATCCGGTTGGAAAGGGGTTTGCTTTTGTCCAGGAAGGGCAGACCAGAGGTTTTGAGGAGGCAGATTTTGAGACACATAATAAGTACCTGGATGTACAGATATTGCTGGAGGGTTCTGAAATGTGGGAATATGCCGATAAGTCTGATTTGCAGGTAAAGACCCCCTATGACCCAGAGACTGATATCGAGTGGCTGGAAGGGCACGGCGACCGGCTTCATATGAAACCCGGAAAGTTTTATCTTGTTTATCCAACTGACGGGCATAAGCCATGCTGCCATGATAATATGCCCGAATCCTATAGGAAAGTCGTGGTAAAGATTAAAATTGACAAATTACTGCATGTGGTAGACGCAGGCAGGATAGGTATGAAGCAGAAAAAGATGTCCTGGTAA
- a CDS encoding zinc-binding dehydrogenase produces MDIKIDEIVKQVLSEAGAAGRSRKAFTLEKKFAYTGSEMGKTAVLQSPENYELKEHKLPEIGGKEILVQVEGCCVAPSDTTEFMKEKRVGQAVLTGQQGTGVIVKLGSTSLCDARGNVLKVGDRVVAVKKAGGFASSYGGNRTGSGQAINGWFSNYVILQAGNQIYQVNDLDLESRLLTETAIAVNSAVQRAGKLSRLDMAGRAVVMGCGLEGLMAVAVLKCMGVYDIVVIDGDESQLKLAKEFGAREAIDYRDKKGMAGVLEKLKRYFGGHLADVVFQCTASSLGRSTAKRLVKASGHVCELGYVLGKGKAVSKYYEESMPVGGRFYSSRDYEECFEFLGKAAENHIPLYRLITHRYLLEQINEAHWASIREEGLVIAVFNR; encoded by the coding sequence ATGGATATAAAGATTGACGAAATTGTGAAACAGGTTTTGTCTGAGGCAGGTGCAGCAGGGCGGAGCAGGAAAGCCTTCACTCTGGAGAAAAAATTTGCCTATACAGGCAGTGAGATGGGGAAAACGGCAGTGCTGCAGTCACCGGAGAATTACGAATTGAAGGAACATAAACTACCTGAGATCGGGGGGAAGGAAATCCTTGTACAGGTAGAAGGATGCTGTGTTGCGCCGTCAGACACAACAGAATTCATGAAGGAGAAAAGAGTTGGGCAGGCTGTGCTTACAGGGCAGCAGGGGACTGGTGTGATTGTAAAACTGGGCAGCACTTCTCTGTGCGATGCCAGGGGAAATGTGCTGAAAGTTGGAGACCGGGTAGTGGCTGTGAAGAAGGCAGGAGGATTTGCTTCTTCTTATGGCGGAAACCGTACTGGTTCGGGACAGGCAATAAATGGATGGTTTTCAAATTATGTGATTCTTCAGGCGGGCAATCAAATATATCAGGTCAATGACTTGGATTTGGAGTCACGTCTCCTCACGGAGACTGCTATTGCTGTAAACAGCGCAGTCCAAAGGGCGGGTAAGCTCAGCCGGCTGGACATGGCCGGGCGCGCAGTTGTAATGGGGTGCGGCCTGGAAGGCCTGATGGCGGTGGCAGTCCTCAAGTGCATGGGGGTATATGACATTGTAGTAATTGATGGCGATGAAAGCCAGTTAAAACTGGCGAAGGAATTTGGCGCCAGAGAGGCTATTGATTATAGAGATAAAAAGGGAATGGCCGGGGTTCTCGAAAAGCTAAAAAGATATTTTGGGGGCCATCTTGCAGATGTAGTTTTCCAGTGTACTGCCTCGTCTTTGGGACGCAGTACTGCGAAACGCCTGGTTAAGGCCAGCGGACATGTTTGTGAGCTCGGATATGTGCTCGGAAAGGGCAAGGCTGTTTCAAAGTACTATGAAGAGTCCATGCCAGTAGGAGGCAGGTTCTATTCATCCAGGGATTATGAAGAGTGCTTTGAATTTTTGGGAAAAGCCGCAGAGAATCATATACCGCTGTACAGGCTTATAACCCATAGATATTTACTGGAACAAATTAATGAAGCGCACTGGGCGTCCATAAGAGAGGAAGGCCTGGTGATTGCAGTGTTTAACAGATAA
- a CDS encoding GatB/YqeY domain-containing protein — MSKIEEIRNAMVAAMKSGDKERKAALSFLLSALKNKAIDKRGDLTEEEETQVILREIKQTKETLDMTPKDRTDIIDECNKRLAVLEEYAPQMMGPDEIKTVIKEVLSGLGIDVPTPKDKGRIMKELMPRVKGKADGKLVSQTVADMME, encoded by the coding sequence ATGAGTAAGATTGAAGAAATAAGAAATGCAATGGTAGCAGCCATGAAGTCTGGGGACAAAGAGAGGAAAGCCGCCCTTTCCTTCCTGTTGTCCGCACTGAAAAACAAGGCCATAGACAAGCGGGGGGATTTAACAGAGGAGGAGGAGACACAAGTCATCCTCAGAGAAATAAAGCAGACAAAGGAGACTCTGGACATGACTCCAAAGGACCGGACCGACATCATAGATGAATGTAATAAGCGTCTTGCAGTCCTTGAAGAATATGCCCCACAGATGATGGGCCCAGATGAAATCAAAACTGTCATAAAAGAAGTGCTGTCCGGCCTTGGCATAGATGTACCCACGCCAAAGGATAAGGGCAGGATTATGAAAGAACTTATGCCGAGAGTGAAAGGAAAAGCCGACGGCAAACTTGTCAGCCAAACCGTGGCAGATATGATGGAATAA
- a CDS encoding PduL/EutD family phosphate acyltransferase: MSLKIPIETSARHIHVSEEDFEQLFGSGARLNYIKELSQPGQYACKERLTVIGPKGRFENVIVLGPFRPATQVEISVTDARKLGIPSVIRQSGDIAGTPGCTLMGPAGSVELTEGVIVAKRHIHMTPIDAVRAHVKDNDIVFVITTSYERSLIFSDVVVRVSPQFSLAMHVDTDEANAFANEDNPTGVILKLFDGHTYNLQTWADELQSGINR; the protein is encoded by the coding sequence ATGAGCCTGAAAATCCCAATAGAGACCTCAGCGAGGCATATCCATGTTTCGGAGGAAGATTTTGAACAATTATTTGGTTCCGGCGCCAGGCTGAATTATATAAAAGAACTCAGCCAGCCAGGCCAGTATGCGTGTAAGGAGAGGCTGACTGTCATTGGGCCTAAGGGCCGTTTTGAAAATGTGATCGTGCTTGGCCCCTTCCGGCCGGCAACACAGGTTGAAATTTCTGTCACAGATGCCAGAAAACTTGGGATTCCCAGCGTCATCCGCCAGTCCGGAGATATTGCGGGCACTCCCGGATGCACTTTAATGGGGCCTGCGGGCAGCGTAGAACTTACAGAAGGCGTCATTGTAGCTAAACGGCATATCCATATGACTCCAATCGATGCAGTCCGGGCACATGTGAAGGACAATGATATTGTATTTGTCATCACCACAAGCTATGAACGGTCGTTGATTTTTTCAGATGTGGTTGTCCGGGTCAGCCCTCAGTTTTCCTTAGCCATGCATGTGGATACAGATGAGGCCAATGCATTTGCCAATGAAGACAACCCCACAGGCGTAATATTGAAGCTCTTTGACGGGCACACTTATAATCTGCAGACTTGGGCCGATGAATTACAGTCCGGCATTAACCGTTAA
- a CDS encoding DUF6783 domain-containing protein, producing MILREIYTPICGRFTINEGGITAIYGRMQGKSPTNWGVQIIKMHVQAHLD from the coding sequence ATGATTTTACGCGAAATATACACCCCAATTTGTGGGAGATTTACCATAAACGAGGGGGGCATTACAGCCATATACGGCCGAATGCAAGGTAAATCTCCCACAAATTGGGGCGTGCAGATCATCAAAATGCATGTTCAGGCACATTTAGATTAA